The window CACTTGTCACTTAATGTTGAAAAAGGGTAAAACTTCCTATACGAACGTCCCTTGCATTCGCTTTTTTCGTATGATATTATACTAACAACAAGTGAAATGAATGAAGTCCTGATGTGTTCGTCGTATAACCTATTGTGTTTTGACCGAACAATAGTTTATACGGGAGTTCAGAGTTTTCTAGTTGCGCACATGCCTTCCAATTAGAGTAGGACGTGTAAAACACGAAACAGAACACCCACCTGCAGTAAGCGGGTTCAAAACGAAGGCATCAAAACGACGGCACGATTGGGACTTCGTACATAACATACGAACGTCACAAAAACCCCTTCTCAACAAAATGAGAAGGGGTTTTTATTTTGAATTGTTAAACATAATATCAAAACTAAGTCGTTTTTCTTTGAACCTATCTGCATGAAAAGTGAAGCGGAAGTTGTGGAGTGAGATGAACTTAGCATGATGAACGTACGGAAATGGATAATTATTTTATTAATGGGGAGTGTTGATATTATAAAACTTAACTACTTACCTGTTGATTTCCGTGCAAGGCTGAGACTCCTCGAAAATGCTAACGCATTTCCTTCGTGCGATGCATCGCTCTCGTAGCCTTCCTTGTCCTGCGGGAAAAGCGTGGAGCGGGAGACCCCACAGGCGCTTGCGCCGAGGAGGCTCCCGGCGCAACGAAATGTTTGAAGCGGCTCGTTCAGCTCCGACAAGCATAAGGTAGGGGCGAATTGAGGGTGCTTTTTACCCTCAAGGCGACAATGACTTATGACTCGAGGAGCTAGCCGCTGAAACTAGACAAGCCCGCGGAAAGCGAACCCTTGCACGGAAATCAACATTTAGTACCCTATTGTATGTTAGCTTAGTTCAAATAAAATCCTATCGACATACTTGCAATTAATCATAAGTATGATATATTCAATTTCGGGTAAACAATAAGAAGATAACGTATATTGGAGTTGAGAAGATGTTACACCAGTTTTCACGTAATGAATTAGCGATAGGACAAGAAGGATTAAATGCGCTAAAAAACAGCACAGTAGCCGTACTAGGTATCGGTGGTGTTGGTTCTTTTTCAGCCGAAGCATTAGCACGTTCTGGAGTAGGGCGCTTAATCTTAGTTGATAAAGACGACGTTGATATTACAAACGTAAATCGTCAAATACATGCATTACTTTCTACAGTTGGAAAACCGAAAGCAGATTTAATGAAGGAACGTATTGCGGATATTAATCCTCAATGTGAAGTAATTGCACTAAAAATGTTTTATACAGAAGAAACATATGAAGAGTTTTTCAGCTATAATCCTGATTTTATTGTGGATGCTTCTGATACGATATCCTATAAAATTCATTTAATGAAAGAATGTTTAAGAAGAAAAATCCAAATTATCTCAAGTATGGGTGCAGCGAACAAAATGGACCCTACTCGTTTTAAAATTGCAGATATTTCCAAAACAAACACAGATCCAATTGCAAAAGTTGTTCGCACAAAGCTTCGTAAAGAAGGAATAAAACGTGGTATAAAGGTTGTTTTTTCAGATGAAAAGCCGATTATTATTCGCGAAGATGTAAAAGAAACGGTTGGGAAAAAAGATGCTCCAATTCGAAAAGCACAAATGCCACCGTCTTCTAACGCATTCGTACCATCAGTTGCAGGACTAATCATGGCTGGCCATGTTATCAATACATTGTTAAAAGATATAAAAATCGACCGTGTTAATACTAGTTTTTAATTTAGAACCTTATAAATTCCATAGAAAAAACGGATAGAAGAACGTGGATTTATTCGTGCAGAAACAGTTTCATACGATGAACGAACGAGCTTGTGAGGAATTAAAAGGAATTGGTGTAAAAACTTTAGCTTTAAAGTGTGATATTACCAAATCAAAAGATATTGAACATGTGGTCAATGAAACAATTAGAAAGTTCGATTCTGTTNNNNNNNNNNGGTGTAGATAAAAAATAAAGTAACGGATAGAAAAGCTCAACTTTTCTATCCGTTTTTTCTATGGAATTTATAAGGTTCTAAATTAAAAACTAGTATTTTACCTACTACACCCACCCAATCTACTAAAAATATGCTAGGGCGAAACCCTTATTTTACGCACAAAAAGACTAGCGTTCATCTATAATGTATGGAAGTCAATTATAGAGTTGAAAGTTACACTAGCAAGACGGGAGGGATTTACATTGGAAATGAATCAGTTATTTAATCTAGAAAACAAAACTGCCATTATTACAGGTGGTGGAAAGGGTCTCGGTGTACAAATGGCTCATGCATTAGCAGAAGCAGGAGCAAATATCGTCCTTTGCTCCCGTAATCTAGAAGTTTGCGAACGAGCTTGTGAGGAATTAAAAGGAATTGGTGTAAAAACTTTAGCTTTAAAGTGTGATATTACCAAATCAAAAGATATTGAACATGTGGTCAATGAAACAATTAGAAAGTTCGATTCTGTTGATATTTTAATTAATAATAGTGGAACATCGTGGATTGCTCCTTTTTTAGAACTACCTGAAGAAAAATGGGACAAAGTCATGGCTGTAAACGTGAAGGGAGCGTTTTTGTTCAGTCAAGCAGTTACAAAAGAAATGATAAAACAAGGTGGAGGAAAAATTATTAACATTGCTTCCGTTACTGGATTTGGTGGAACCCCACCTAAACTTCTTGATACGATTGCCTATAACACAAGTAAAGGAGCTTTGATGACATTTACGAAAGATCTAGCTGTAAAACTAGCTCCACACCATATACAAGTTAATGCAATAGCGCCAGGTTTTTTCCCTACAAAAATGACGGAAAAAGTGTTATCGGATATGAACAAAGCAATTGTTAGGAACATTCCAGCTGGTCGATTTGGAAATGAGGAAGACTTAAAAGGAGCTGCGTTATTCTTGGCTTCAAAGGCTTCAAATTACGTGACGGGACATGTATTAGTTGTTGATGGTGGAATTACAGCATTAGTATAAAAAAGTAAAGGAGGCTTCAACATGGATCGAAATAGCTTTAGAGTTTTAAGTAAAAAAGCAGTGGAATTAGAGAAACAGTTAAACGAAGAAATAAAAAAGCATTTAAATAAACAAGGATTAGCGACAATGGCTACAGAGAACGGTGAAATGTATGCAATGCTATTGAAACAGCTACAAGATTATATGGAGATTTTATCTATCCATTTCAATCAACCGACAAAAAATGATATAGCAAATCTAGCAAAACTAGTTATTCAAACAGAAGAAAAGATAGATAATTTAGAAGAAGAAATATTAGATTTAAAAAAATCTATTAACGATTTAACAAATAGAGCAATAAAACTGCCAACCATGCAAATGGTAACAGATAAAAGAAGCAAAAGTGATGAGCATTCGCCCTTATTTTTTCCAGTAGGTGACGGCTTGTTTAGTAAGAAAAGAGGCAGTAAACATGAGTAATTTCAATAACGAAAAGCCTTTTTTTAGATTGCAACATGTGACGATGGATGGTCCAACTAAAAGAGAAGCGCTTTGGAAAAAAAACAAAGCAACATTATGGTATTACAAATCCCCTAAAAAACAATATAAAGAACCATTATTCCTTATATACTCATTGGTGAACCAATCTTTTATTCTTGATCTGTTGCCTGGTTCAAGCATGATTGAATCGTTTGTCAATAATGGATATGATGTTTATTTGTTAGATTTTGGTATTCCTGGATATGAAGACAAAGATATAACAGTAGATGAATATATTGTAGACTATATCCAAAATGCTGTGCGCCGTTGCCTAAGGCATGCAAACGCCAAAGAGGTTTCTATTATTGGTTACTGTCTAGGGGGCACGTTCGCAGCAGTGTATGCAGCTATTGCGGATGAACCAATTAGAAATCTAATTCTTGATGTAACTCCGATAGACTTTAGTGAACTAAATCAATACGATCAGTTGATGAAAGATTTTAGAAATGGAGAATTACAAGTGGATGATATTATTGATGCATATGGTATAATTCCTGCACTTTTTATGAAGGCGGGAGTGAGAATGATAACATCGCCATTATATTATAGTAGATATTTAGCACTTTTGAATAAACATGACGATGAAAAGTACGTTCAAAAGTGGCATCGTTTTAATGATTGGACAGAAGGGCATATACCTTTTGCAGGTGCAGCTCTAAAACAGTTAATCAACGATTTCGTCCGTGAAAATAAGTTAGTAAAAGGGAAAATAAAAATAAAAGGTCGTCCTGTTCACCTCGAAAACATTACCGCCAATTTATTAGTAATATCCGCAAAAGATGACAAACTCGTACCACAATCTCAAACTTATCCAATCATGAATCTAGTTTCAAGTAAAGATAAAACATACAAGCTTGTAAGTGGTGGGCATACATCCATGAGCTTTAAAGATGGTAGGCTACCAGAACCATTAGATGAATGGTTGCCGAAAAGATCCACTAGATTAAAATAGCCCTTAAACTAAAGGAGGTAGATACAACGATGTATTTTCTATATACTCATTTTGAAAAAAAGATGGACCCTCATTTAGAATATTTGGGATTCGGTCCATTTGTGTATAAAGAATTTTTTTATTATATGGCAAACTGTTAATGGTATAGGTCATGAAGAGGTGCTGTTCTCATGAACAGTACCTCTTTGTTTTTTTAGTCAGAAAATTTGAAACTTTCTACAACTATAAACGTATATTTTTATAAAAGCTATATGGAGGTGACAATGTTTGAAAAAATACTTATTATTTGTTGGTATTGTATTGGTAGTAGAACTAGGAATTTTATTTGGATTTTCCTTTTTCTTTGACACAAATTTATTATCAACATTGTTTTTTGGTTCTTTATTCTTTGTTTTCTTTGCCTTTTTAATGGGTTCAACTGGGGATGCTCTATCGAAAAACTCACAGGTCGCAGTTTTTGACGCCTTACTAGGGAGTTACAAACCGGAACATGAAAAAGCGACATTAACAATTGGCCCTTTTTTAGTAGGATCGATTTTATGTTTCATATGTTACTTCATTATTTACGCAATCATTGGATAATAACTATACTAAAAAGAAAAAATCCGTGGACTCATTCCACGGATTTTTACATTACTTCATTTTCGAATCCAGTTAATTTACGTGCGCGGTCCATAATTTGAACAAGCATTTGGTAGTCTTCTTGAACCGTCTCTTGTTGTTTCTCTAATTTAATAACTTTTGCTAGTAGTTCATCATGTTTCCTTTTTAGTTCTGCATTTTCGCGTTGGAGTCTCTCATTTTCCATTTTCATTGCATATTCGTTTTGATTATTTCGCTCGAATGTTGTTAAAAAGGAAATGCAATCATCGAGTGTTATATTTTGATTAGTCCTTTGTGGAACAGGAGTAAGCTCCTCTGATGCCTCCACTGTAATAGTTTCACGATCCATGTTTTGAGTTATTCCTTGATATGCTCTAGAAAATGAAACTGGTAGCAATTCCATTGCAGAAGGTGCAACAACTGTTGTAGCAAGAGCTTGTTGTTTTTCTTCTTGCTTTTTCATTTTATCAAATGCACGCTTTTTCTCTTTACGTTGTTTTTTTGCAATGGAAACAGCATGCTCGTACTTTTTTCTTACTTCAGCGTTCCAGCGAAAACCACAAGCAGCTGATGTTCTGTTAAGCTTATCTCCAACTTCATCAAATGCACCTAGCTGTGTTCCACCATCACGAATATATCGTAGGACTGTTTCTGCTAATAATAGATCTTCTTCATGTGACCATGCATCTTGTCTTACTTTTGTCATATTCTTCACTCCCCTTAAACCGACATTTTTTTACCATAGTTGCCAGGTTAGGGAGAAAATATACTTTTTTTATATAATAGGCCTCTTCTATTAAAGATTTTTTGCTGTGTTAAAGTCCGCTGTTGTTTTCCGTGCAAGGCTTCGTCTGTGGGGTCTCCCGCTCCCCGCTTCTCCCGCAGGAGTCTCCGCCTTGCACGGATAACAACAGCTAGTTCTTCCAAAATTAAAAATAAAGTTTACATTTCTTCAGGAGCTTCCATTCCTAATAGGTGTAATCCTTCTTGGAGTACGATTGTTACTGCTTTTACTAGTGCAAGTTTTGAGCTGAGTTTGGGGCCTTCTTCTAATACTTTTACATGACTGTAAAACTTATTAAATTCTTGTGAAAGCTCAAATAAGTATTTGGTAATTTGAGAAGGATCATAGTTTGCAAAACTTTTTTCAACAACTAGCGGGAATTTCATTAATAATTTAATGACGGACCAACTATATTCGTCACTAAGACCAGTAAGCTTCTCATCTGCTGTGGTTGGTGCTTTTCTTAAGATGGAAAAAGCACGAGCATTTGAATATTGCACATAAGGACCAGTGTTACCTTCAAACGTAAGCATTTCTTCTAATGAAAATTCTATATTGTTCAAGCGGTCATTTTTTAAATCATGATAAATAACGGCTCCAACCCCAACTTGTTTAGCGACTTTATTTCTTGAAGCTAAATTTGGGTTTTTCGATTCAATATTTTTCTTAGCAAGGTCAATAGCTTCTTTCAACACTTCTTCTAATAGAACTACTTTTCCTTTACGAGTAGACATCTTTTTCCCATCCTTTAAAATAAAGCCAAATGGAATATGTGTCATTTCATTGGACCAAGCAAAGCCCATTTTGCCTAATGTTTTAAATACTTGTTGAAAATGAAGGCTTTGTTCGTGCCCAACTACATACAACGCTTTAGAAAAGCCATACTCCTTTTGACGGTAAAGTGCTGCTGTTAAATCACGGGTAGCATATAATGTTGCCCCATCTGATTTCTTTA is drawn from Bacillus alkalisoli and contains these coding sequences:
- a CDS encoding SDR family oxidoreductase yields the protein MEMNQLFNLENKTAIITGGGKGLGVQMAHALAEAGANIVLCSRNLEVCERACEELKGIGVKTLALKCDITKSKDIEHVVNETIRKFDSVDILINNSGTSWIAPFLELPEEKWDKVMAVNVKGAFLFSQAVTKEMIKQGGGKIINIASVTGFGGTPPKLLDTIAYNTSKGALMTFTKDLAVKLAPHHIQVNAIAPGFFPTKMTEKVLSDMNKAIVRNIPAGRFGNEEDLKGAALFLASKASNYVTGHVLVVDGGITALV
- a CDS encoding tRNA threonylcarbamoyladenosine dehydratase, which encodes MLHQFSRNELAIGQEGLNALKNSTVAVLGIGGVGSFSAEALARSGVGRLILVDKDDVDITNVNRQIHALLSTVGKPKADLMKERIADINPQCEVIALKMFYTEETYEEFFSYNPDFIVDASDTISYKIHLMKECLRRKIQIISSMGAANKMDPTRFKIADISKTNTDPIAKVVRTKLRKEGIKRGIKVVFSDEKPIIIREDVKETVGKKDAPIRKAQMPPSSNAFVPSVAGLIMAGHVINTLLKDIKIDRVNTSF
- a CDS encoding RsfA family transcriptional regulator → MTKVRQDAWSHEEDLLLAETVLRYIRDGGTQLGAFDEVGDKLNRTSAACGFRWNAEVRKKYEHAVSIAKKQRKEKKRAFDKMKKQEEKQQALATTVVAPSAMELLPVSFSRAYQGITQNMDRETITVEASEELTPVPQRTNQNITLDDCISFLTTFERNNQNEYAMKMENERLQRENAELKRKHDELLAKVIKLEKQQETVQEDYQMLVQIMDRARKLTGFENEVM
- a CDS encoding alpha/beta fold hydrolase produces the protein MSNFNNEKPFFRLQHVTMDGPTKREALWKKNKATLWYYKSPKKQYKEPLFLIYSLVNQSFILDLLPGSSMIESFVNNGYDVYLLDFGIPGYEDKDITVDEYIVDYIQNAVRRCLRHANAKEVSIIGYCLGGTFAAVYAAIADEPIRNLILDVTPIDFSELNQYDQLMKDFRNGELQVDDIIDAYGIIPALFMKAGVRMITSPLYYSRYLALLNKHDDEKYVQKWHRFNDWTEGHIPFAGAALKQLINDFVRENKLVKGKIKIKGRPVHLENITANLLVISAKDDKLVPQSQTYPIMNLVSSKDKTYKLVSGGHTSMSFKDGRLPEPLDEWLPKRSTRLK